A section of the Hirschia baltica ATCC 49814 genome encodes:
- a CDS encoding LysR family transcriptional regulator, translating into MIDRYLLRYFLAVVDHGNFSRAAVHLNVAQPTLSVGIAKLEKILESKLFHRANRRIHLTDSGTRLLEYARRIESDFNQAERAVRGQEAQPVLKLGILTSIPAKILSDAIVQARHVDDNAKVELVEGSERELTNHLARGRVDAAMTLVERGGERFLEETLFREGYSIAMPENHALADQEIIPGEALADNTMIVRRHCEVLSETSKHFTKRGVRPFFAYKSSNDERVLEMIKAGLGVTVMPDSYDCSHIIMRKMAGFDLVRSVGLLWAPHAEKLYHSPPVIVDVLRAKMTNP; encoded by the coding sequence ATGATAGATCGCTACCTTCTTCGCTATTTCCTTGCCGTTGTAGATCATGGAAATTTTTCTCGAGCTGCAGTTCATTTGAATGTGGCCCAGCCAACCTTGTCTGTGGGAATTGCTAAGCTTGAAAAAATATTAGAATCTAAGCTGTTCCATCGCGCAAATCGACGAATACATCTTACAGATTCTGGTACTAGATTGCTTGAATATGCTCGACGAATAGAAAGTGATTTTAACCAAGCAGAAAGGGCGGTGCGGGGACAGGAAGCGCAGCCAGTTCTTAAGTTAGGAATATTGACGAGCATTCCAGCAAAGATTTTGTCTGATGCTATCGTTCAAGCTAGACATGTTGATGACAATGCCAAGGTTGAGCTTGTCGAGGGTAGTGAACGCGAACTCACAAATCATCTTGCGCGTGGTCGTGTAGATGCTGCTATGACGCTTGTCGAGCGAGGCGGGGAACGTTTCCTGGAAGAGACACTCTTTAGAGAGGGATATTCCATTGCTATGCCTGAAAATCATGCTTTAGCAGACCAAGAAATTATTCCCGGTGAAGCTTTGGCTGACAATACTATGATTGTTCGTAGGCATTGTGAGGTGTTGTCTGAAACCAGTAAGCATTTTACAAAAAGGGGCGTTCGCCCTTTTTTTGCGTACAAATCATCAAATGACGAGCGTGTACTGGAAATGATCAAAGCAGGATTAGGCGTGACGGTAATGCCTGACAGTTATGATTGTAGTCACATCATAATGCGAAAAATGGCGGGGTTTGACCTAGTGAGGTCCGTTGGTTTGCTGTGGGCACCGCATGCAGAAAAATTGTACCATTCACCGCCTGTGATTGTTGATGTTTTACGAGCAAAAATGACAAATCCATAG
- a CDS encoding isovaleryl-CoA dehydrogenase, with the protein MMNLDFALGETANMIRETCRRFAHDKISPIAAEIDASNKFPRHLWPLMGDLGLHGITVSEEDGGLGLGYLEHVVAMEEISRASASVGLSYGAHSNLCVNQIRRWGTDQQKKKYLPKLISGEHVGSLAMSEAGAGSDVLGMVTKAEKVDGGYLLNGTKFWITNAPEADTLVVYARTDPNNKNQGVTTFLIEKEFEGFSVSKKLDKLGMRGSDTAELVFEDCFVPESNIMGEVHGGAKVLMSGLDYERVVLSAGPLGIIQACLDVCIPYVKDRKQFGKPIGSFQLVQAKIADMYVALNSARAYTYAVARACDAGQTTRFDAAGAILLASENAVKSSLEAIQTLGGAGYLKEWPVERFLRDAKLYDIGAGTNEIRRFLIARELLA; encoded by the coding sequence ATGATGAACCTTGATTTCGCTTTGGGCGAGACAGCAAACATGATCCGAGAAACATGTCGACGCTTTGCTCATGACAAAATATCCCCGATCGCTGCAGAAATAGATGCGTCAAATAAATTCCCGCGACACCTATGGCCTCTTATGGGAGATCTTGGGCTTCATGGAATTACTGTTTCTGAAGAAGATGGCGGTTTGGGGCTTGGCTATCTTGAACACGTTGTGGCGATGGAAGAAATTTCTCGGGCATCAGCATCTGTTGGTCTTTCATACGGTGCGCACTCCAATTTATGCGTCAATCAAATCCGGCGCTGGGGTACAGATCAACAAAAAAAGAAGTATCTTCCTAAACTCATTTCTGGAGAACATGTCGGATCACTTGCCATGTCAGAAGCTGGTGCCGGGTCTGATGTATTAGGCATGGTCACAAAAGCTGAAAAAGTTGATGGTGGCTATCTTCTCAACGGAACAAAGTTCTGGATAACAAACGCCCCCGAAGCCGACACGCTCGTCGTCTACGCCCGCACAGACCCAAACAATAAAAATCAGGGTGTAACAACTTTTCTTATAGAGAAAGAATTTGAAGGTTTCTCAGTATCAAAAAAGCTGGACAAACTGGGAATGCGTGGATCAGACACCGCCGAGTTAGTATTTGAGGACTGCTTCGTACCCGAGAGCAATATAATGGGCGAAGTTCATGGCGGCGCAAAAGTCTTAATGAGCGGGTTGGACTATGAGCGGGTAGTCCTTTCTGCGGGCCCTTTAGGCATAATCCAAGCCTGTCTGGATGTGTGCATTCCTTACGTGAAAGACCGAAAACAATTTGGCAAACCCATTGGTAGCTTCCAGCTCGTACAAGCAAAAATAGCAGACATGTATGTCGCTCTAAATTCAGCACGGGCCTACACTTATGCTGTTGCACGTGCTTGCGACGCGGGGCAAACAACACGTTTTGACGCAGCAGGTGCTATTCTTCTCGCCAGTGAAAACGCCGTTAAATCTTCTCTAGAAGCCATTCAGACATTGGGCGGTGCAGGATATCTAAAAGAATGGCCCGTTGAACGCTTTTTAAGAGATGCAAAACTTTATGACATTGGTGCTGGAACGAACGAAATTCGGCGCTTCCTCATAGCTCGGGAGTTGCTGGCTTAA
- a CDS encoding GNAT family N-acetyltransferase — protein sequence MEKNTEVSRVVLFVAKDISEVTHAEWKQWKFLNSSQNCYRSPLLEPEFAKLIASNNDHVRVIFGQVGEKIVSVFCGSGRVAGMVRPLGAPFDDYSGPLIAEGYQISMNDMLRAGGWHSYRGEGCATPEGVLMDAKFESRGYSFVAQIEDGSAAEYLAERWKDNPKRMKNFRRLSRKLDKDFDTVELRYGVNNPSDIQQLFNWKSNQFSKSGLVDVIEAEKSSTVLQAVSSVKYNEENNFGGYLIELRVNGALVAGHFGLRSGENFHPWISAYDPDHSELGPGIILLYRAIEAMDEMGLKSYDLSGGHDHYKKYFAKPSREVGKLVYFRPTILGTIQGVGFKSWNLFGTKNENSIASRMRRRFDHLAICETRLMPRLKGFFEAFLKRHNTQNS from the coding sequence ATGGAAAAAAATACTGAGGTTTCACGGGTGGTTTTATTTGTTGCAAAAGATATTTCTGAAGTAACTCATGCTGAGTGGAAACAATGGAAATTCTTAAATTCTTCTCAAAATTGCTATAGGTCTCCTTTGTTGGAGCCTGAATTTGCAAAACTGATTGCTTCCAATAATGATCATGTCCGAGTTATATTTGGACAAGTCGGTGAGAAGATTGTCAGCGTTTTTTGTGGTTCTGGTCGTGTTGCAGGAATGGTACGCCCCCTTGGTGCACCATTTGATGATTATTCAGGGCCTTTGATCGCAGAAGGCTACCAGATAAGCATGAATGACATGCTACGGGCGGGTGGTTGGCATAGTTATAGAGGTGAAGGTTGTGCGACTCCTGAAGGTGTGTTGATGGACGCCAAGTTTGAGAGTCGAGGCTATTCTTTTGTTGCGCAAATTGAAGACGGAAGTGCAGCAGAATATCTTGCGGAGCGATGGAAAGACAATCCAAAAAGAATGAAAAACTTTCGGCGGCTTAGTCGGAAACTGGATAAAGATTTTGATACCGTAGAACTCAGATATGGTGTGAATAATCCTTCAGATATTCAACAACTTTTTAATTGGAAAAGTAACCAATTTAGCAAATCGGGTCTGGTAGATGTGATTGAAGCTGAGAAAAGTTCTACAGTTCTGCAGGCGGTATCTTCTGTAAAATACAATGAAGAAAATAATTTTGGTGGATACCTTATTGAGCTTAGGGTGAACGGTGCCCTTGTGGCAGGTCATTTTGGTTTAAGGTCAGGTGAAAATTTTCATCCATGGATATCAGCGTATGATCCAGATCACAGTGAGTTGGGGCCGGGAATTATACTTCTCTATCGAGCTATTGAAGCGATGGATGAGATGGGGCTGAAATCTTATGATCTCTCAGGTGGTCACGATCACTACAAGAAATATTTTGCAAAGCCATCTCGTGAGGTTGGAAAACTTGTTTATTTCCGTCCAACAATTTTGGGGACTATTCAAGGCGTTGGGTTTAAAAGTTGGAACCTATTTGGAACGAAAAATGAAAACTCCATAGCTTCAAGAATGCGGAGGCGGTTTGATCATTTAGCTATTTGTGAGACACGATTAATGCCTCGTTTAAAAGGTTTTTTTGAAGCTTTCTTAAAAAGACATAATACGCAAAACAGTTGA